One Cucumis sativus cultivar 9930 chromosome 1, Cucumber_9930_V3, whole genome shotgun sequence DNA segment encodes these proteins:
- the LOC101219998 gene encoding probable 2-oxoglutarate-dependent dioxygenase ANS, with protein sequence MAGTNPSGTVQDVASKGEVPERYIHKESDRGARNAPLMAAPVIDIALLSSSSKSGPELEKLRHGLQSWGCFQAINHGMTSEYLDEVRRLTKQFFGLSMEEKLKYLKEELEMEGYGNDMILSNQQILDWTDRLYLTVYPHQSRRFKYWPTNLQRFREVIDEYTTNVKLISEKIFKAMARSLDLDESSFLKQYGEQIKLDARFNFYPRCRNPDLVLGVKPHADGSAITILLQDKEVEGLQFMKDNEWFNAPIVPDALLVNVGDQVEITSNGIFKSPVHRVLTNSERERISLAVFYLPDAEKEIEPLEELISETQPRLYKSVKNFVGLSFEYYQQGQRPMEAARI encoded by the exons ATGGCCGGTACTAACCCTTCCGGCACTGTTCAAGATGTAGCTTCTAAAGGGGAAGTCCCTGAAAGATACATCCATAAAGAAAGCGATCGAGGAGCTCGAAATGCTCCGCTAATGGCAGCTCCGGTAATCGACATCGCTCTCCTCTCCTCTTCATCCAAATCTGGACCGGAACTGGAGAAACTCCGACATGGACTTCAATCATGGGGCTGCTTTCAG GCTATAAATCATGGAATGACAAGTGAATATCTGGATGAAGTTCGTCGACTAACGAAACAATTCTTTGGTCTTTCAAtggaagagaaattaaaatacttgAAAGAAGAACTTGAAATGGAAGGATATGGGAACGACATGATTCTTTCAAACCAACAAATTCTTGATTGGACTGATCGTTTATACCTTACTGTATATCCACACCAAAGCCGTCGTTTCAAGTATTGGCCAACAAATCTTCAAAGATTTAG GGAAGTTATTGATGAGTACACTACTAATGTGAAGCTGATAAGTGAGAAAATCTTCAAGGCCATGGCAAGATCATTGGATTTAGATGAGAGTAGTTTTCTTAAGCAATACGGCGAGCAAATTAAACTCGACGCACGGTTCAACTTCTACCCTCGATGTCGAAATCCCGATCTTGTTCTCGGTGTTAAGCCGCACGCCGATGGATCGGCAATCACCATTTTGTTGCAGGATAAGGAAGTAGAAGGTCTTCAGTTCATGAAAGATAATGAGTGGTTCAATGCTCCGATTGTTCCGGACGCTCTTCTCGTCAATGTGGGGGATCAAGTAGAg ATCACAAGTAATGGGATATTCAAGAGTCCAGTTCATAGAGTATTGACAAATTCAGAGAGGGAGAGGATATCGTTGGCAGTGTTTTACCTGCCAGACgcagaaaaagaaattgaaccATTAGAGGAGCTGATTAGTGAAACTCAGCCAAGGTTGTATAAGAGTGTGAAGAACTTTGTTGGGCTTTCCTTTGAATACTACCAACAGGGACAGAGACCAATGGAGGCTGCAAGAATCTAA
- the LOC101217675 gene encoding protein PHOX1, producing the protein MGKQSGKKKKQIGDKFREAIAKHRQNGDGSCPTYDKDHVIFITMSQVLKDEGNKLFQSRDLEGAMLKYDKALKLLPRNHIDVSYLRSNMAACYMQMGLSEYPRAIHECNLALEVTPKYSKALLKRARCYEGLHRLDLALRDVKAVLNMEPNNIMALEISERLTKEIEMKGSNEDDVEIKLPLDFGELPSSVSPQKKPKEKNRKKKNNQKTKEIIDEKKVDETVEEKKVDEMVEEKKAEDKLVVEEKISTQEETPTNTVKLVFGEDIRWAQLPVDCTLLQLREVIRDRFPTCTAVLIKYRDEEGDLVTITTNEELRLAETSKESQGSVRFYIFEVNPEQDPFYQRFKNDEVAKCEVEENSIFENGHALKSKEIKMSSCIDDWIIQFAQLFINHVGFESGPYLDLHDLGMKLYSEAVEETVTSEEAQSLFELAAEKFHEMAALALFNWGNVIMAKARKKVYFADGGSKVRVLEQIKAAFEWVENEYAEAERKYQMAVEIKPDFYEGYLALGQQQFEQAKLSWHYAVSSDVDPKTWPCTEVMELYNSAEENMETGMKMWEEWEEQRTSELSKSNNIKTQLQKMGLDGLIKDISVDEAAEQAKNMRSHINLLWGTMLYERSILEFKMGLPAWHECLEVAVEKFELAGASATDIAVMIKNHCSSNNSHEGLGFKIDEIVQAWNEMYEARKLLTGVPSFRLEPLFRRRVSKIYHVLE; encoded by the exons atGGGAAAGCAATctgggaagaagaagaagcagatTGGTGATAAATTTCGTGAGGCGATTGCCAAACATCGCCAAAATGGAGATGGAAGCTGTCCAACTTATGACAAGGACCATGTAATTTTTATTACCATGTCCCAGGTTTTAAAGGATGAGGGCAATAAGTTGTTCCAGTCTAGAGATCTTGAAGGAGCAATGTTGAAGTATGATAAGGCCCTCAAATTGCTTCCAAGGAATCATATAGATGTTTCGTATCTTCGGAGTAACATGGCAGCGTGCTATATGCAGATGGGGCTTAGTGAGTATCCACGAGCGATCCACGAGTGCAATTTGGCTCTTGAAGTTACGCCCAAGTATAGTAAGGCATTGTTGAAGCGGGCCAGATGTTATGAGGGTTTGCATAGGTTGGACTTGGCTTTAAGAGATGTTAAGGCAGTTTTAAACATGGAGCCGAATAATATCATGGCTTTAGAAATATCGGAGAGATTAACAAAGGAAATTGAGATGAAAGGATCAAATGAAGATGATGTTGAGATTAAGCTACCTCTTGATTTTGGTGAATTGCCTTCTTCAGTGTCGCCGCAAAAAaagccaaaagaaaagaaccgaaagaagaaaaacaaccaGAAGACTAAGGAAATCATTGATGAGAAGAAGGTTGATGAAACAGTGGAGGAGAAGAAAGTCGATGAGATGGTGGAGGAGAAGAAGGCTGAGGATAAACTAGTCGTGGAGGAGAAAATCTCGACACAGGAGGAAACACCTACGAACACTGTGAAGTTGGTGTTTGGAGAAGATATTCGATGGGCTCAATTGCCAGTTGATTGCACTCTATTGCAACTGAGGGAGGTTATACGTGATCGTTTCCCTACCTGCACAGCGGTCCTTATCAAGTACAGGGATGAAGAAGGTGATTTGGTAACAATTACTACCAATGAAGAATTACGATTGGCTGAAACATCTAAGGAGTCACAGGGTTCTGttagattttatatatttgaagttaatCCAGAGCAAGATCCATTCTACCAAAGGTTTAAGAATGACGAGGTAGCTAAAtgtgaagttgaagaaaatagCATCTTTGAGAATGGTCATGCATTAAAATCGAAAGAAATAAAGATGTCATCCTGCATTGATGACTGGATAATTCAATTTGCTCAGTTATTTATAAACCATGTTGGATTTGAATCTGGTCCATACTTGGATCTCCATGATCTTGGGATGAAACTTTATTCTGAGGCTGTGGAAGAGACAGTCACAAGTGAAGAAGCTCAGAGTCTTTTCGAATTAGCAGCAGAAAAGTTTCATGAGATGGCAGCCTTAGCATTGTTCAACTGGGGAAATGTTATCATGGCAAAGGCGAGGAAGAAGGTCTACTTTGCAGATGGTGGTTCGAAAGTGCGTGTGCTTGAACAGATCAAAGCTGCATTCGAATGGGTCGAAAATGAATATGCTGAAGCAGAAAGGAAATATCAAATGGCAGTGGAAATCAAACCAGACTTTTATGAAGGCTATCTAGCCCTAGGACAACAACAATTTGAGCAGGCAAAACTTTCTTGGCATTATGCAGTTAGCAGCGATGTTGATCCGAAAACGTGGCCTTGCACTGAAGTTATGGAACTTTACAATAGTGCCGAGGAAAACATGGAAACAGGCATGAAGATGTGGGAAGAATGGGAAGAGCAGCGTACCAGCGAACTCtctaaatcaaacaatattaaaacCCAGTTGCAAAAGATGGGGTTAGATGGGCTGATCAAGGACATATCAGTTGACGAGGCTGCAGAACAGGCCAAAAATATGAGGTCTCATATAAACCTCTTATGGGGAACCATGCTTTACGAGCGATCGATACTGGAATTTAAAATGGGGCTGCCAGCGTGGCATGAATGTCTGGAAGTTGCAGTTGAGAAATTTGAGCTTGCTGGAGCTTCTGCAACGGATATCGCAGTTATGATAAAGAATCACTGTTCCAGCAACAACTCACATGAAG GTCTTGGGttcaaaattgatgaaatagTACAAGCATGGAATGAGATGTATGAAGCTAGAAAGTTACTAACTGGAGTTCCATCATTCCGATTAGAGCCACTATTTCGACGAAGGGTCTCGAAAATCTACCACGTGTTGGAATAA
- the LOC101220236 gene encoding probable 2-oxoglutarate-dependent dioxygenase ANS, with the protein MAQNSQNTQTQTLQQQLLINGGHTPESYIYKGGYHGGGSNNNTPLPLAEIPVVDLSQLSSPSAGEGPLNDLRLALSTWGCFQAINHSISSSFLEKMRKISEQFFSLPIEEKMRYGREVDGMEGYGNDLILSEQQILDWSDRLYFVTNPEDERRLELWPLNPPSFREDLDEYTVKIMEIIETVLIAMASSLDVEPNSFTDQVGKRPTLLTRFNFYPPCSTPHLVLGLKEHSDGSAITILLLDKQVEGLQLRKDDQWYRVPVPAIADSLLIIIGEQAEVMSNGIFKSSIHRAVTNSERQRISLVCFCCPEKDIEIKPIEGLIDEKRPRLFKSVKNYLETYFQNYQKGRRPVDGLRI; encoded by the exons ATGGCACAAAATTCTCAGaacacacaaacacaaacacTCCAACAACAACTTCTCATCAACGGCGGCCACACGCCGGaaagttatatttacaaaGGCGGCTACCACGGCGGAGGTTCCAACAATAATACTCCACTTCCACTGGCAGAGATTCCGGTCGTTGACCTTTCTCAACTTTCATCGCCGTCTGCCGGCGAGGGTCCGTTGAACGACCTCCGTTTGGCTCTTAGTACTTGGGGATGCTTTCAG GCTATTAATCACAGCATTTCAAGTTCATTTTTGGAGAAGATGAGAAAAATAAGTGAGCAATTTTTCTCATTGCCCATTGAAGAGAAGATGAGATATGGAAGAGAAGTTGATGGAATGGAAGGATATGGGAatgatttaattctttcaGAACAACAAATTCTAGATTGGTCTGATCGTTTATATTTCGTGACAAATCCTGAAGATGAAAGACGTCTCGAGCTTTGGCCTTTAAATCCTCCATCTTTCAG GGAAGATTTAGATGAGTATACAgtaaaaataatggaaataaTTGAGACGGTGCTGATAGCCATGGCAAGTTCCCTAGACGTGGAGCCCAATAGCTTTACCGATCAGGTAGGGAAGCGACCAACTTTACTCACAAGGTTCAATTTCTATCCCCCGTGTTCGACGCCACATCTTGTTCTTGGACTCAAAGAACACTCCGATGGTTCAGCTATCACCATTCTTCTACTCGACAAACAAGTTGAAGGCCTCCAATTGCGAAAGGATGATCAGTGGTATAGAGTACCTGTTCCTGCCATTGCTGATTCTCTCCTCATCATCATTGGGGAACAAGCCGAA GTTATGAGCAATGGAATCTTCAAGAGCTCTATTCATCGGGCGGTGACGAATTCAGAGAGGCAGAGGATTTCATTGGTGTGTTTCTGCTGCCCAGAAAAAGATATTGAGATCAAGCCAATCGAGGGGCTGATCGACGAGAAGAGACCGAGATTGTTCAAAAGTGTGAAGAACTATTTGGAAACTTATTTTCAGAACTACCAAAAGGGACGGAGACCAGTTGATGGATTGAGGATTTAG